The nucleotide sequence GATGATGCTCGCCGTGATGTACGGCATGATGCCGAGGGCGAAGATCGTGATCTGGAGCAGCGCTCCGCCGCTGAACATGTTGACCAGGCCGAAGAGGCCCTGGTTGCCGGAGGCCTCGGTCACGCAGGTCTGGACGGCCTTGTAATTGACGCCGGGGATCGGGATGTGGGTACCGACCCGGTAGACCACGATGACGCCCAGCGTGAAGAGCAGCTTCTTGCGCAGGTCGGGCGTCCTGAACGCCCGGGCGAACGCGGTGAGCACGGTGCCTCCTGCGACCCCCGCGCAACTGCGTCAAGGGTGACGGTCTAGAGGTTCGATGAATAAGGAAAAGGGAACAGCGCACGCCACCTTACCGGCGACACCGCCCCCCTAGGAACGACCAACCGGGGATACCCCATTGTGGGGTATCCCCGGTCGGGATCGTCTACGTCATCGAGAGACCTGAGGGACTCAGACCAGCTCGGTGACCGTACCGCCGGCAGCGGTGATCTTCTCCTTGGCGGAGTCGGAGACGGCATCCACCGTCACCTGCAGCGCCACGGAGATCTCGCCCTGGCCGAGCACCTTGACGAGGCTGTTCTTGCGAACGGCACCCTTGGCCACCAGACCCTCGACGGTGACCTCGCCACCCTCGGGGTAGAGCGCGGCCAGCTTGTCGAGGTTCACGACCTGGAACTCGGTCTTGAACGGGTTCTTGAAGCCCTTCAGCTTCGGGAGACGCATGTGGAGGGGCATCTGGCCACCCTCGAAGCGCTCCGGAACCTGGTAACGGGCCTTCGTGCCCTTGGTACCACGACCAGCCGTCTTACCCTTCGACGCCTCACCACGACCCACACGGGTCTTGGCGGTCTTGGCGCCCGGGGCGGGACGGAGGTTGTGGATCTTGAGCGGGTTCTGCTCCGCCATGATCAGACCTCCTCAACCGTCACGAGGTGGCGGACGGTGTGCACCATTCCGCGGAACTCGGGGCGGTCCTCCTTGACGACCTGCGTGTTGATGCCCTTGAGACCAAGGGAACGCAGGGTGTCACGGTGGTTCTGCTTGCTGCCGATGTACGACTTGACCTGCGTGATCTTGAGCTGCGCCATTACGCACCAGCCCCGGCACGCGCACGCAGCAGAGCCGCGGGGGCGACGTCCTCGAGCGGCAGACCGCGGCGGGCCGCGACCTCCTCGGGACGCTGCAGGCCCTTGAGGGCCGCCACGGTCGCGTGCACGATGTTGATCGCGTTGTCGGAGCCCAGGGACTTCGACAGGATGTCGTGGATACCGGCGCACTCGAGCACGGCGCGCACCGGACCACCGGCGATAACACCGGTACCCGGGGACGCGGGCTTGAGCAGCACGACGCCGGCAGCCTTCTCACCCTGGATGGGGTGCGGGATGGTGCCCTGGATACGGGGGACCTTGAAGAAGTGCTTCTTGGCCTCCTCAACACCCTTGGCGATGGCGGCCGGCACCTCCTTGGCCTTGCCGTAACCGACACCGACGGTGCCGTCACCATCGCCCACCACGACCAGCGCGGTGAAGCTGAAGCGACGACCACCCTTCACAACCTTGGCGACGCGGTTGATCGCGACAACGCGCTCAACGTACGCGGTCTTCTCGGCGGCAGCAGCGCCGCCGTCACGGCCCTTCCGGTCCCGCCGCTCGCCGCCACCGGCACCGCCACCGCGGCGCTGGGGTCCAGCCATTGGAATTACCTCTCTCTGTTTCCGCTAGCTACGGAACCGGCTCAGAACTTCAGACCGGCTTCGCGGGCGGCGTCCGCCAGGGCGGCGATGCGCCCGGCGTACTGGTTGCCACCACGGTCGAACACGACAGCCTCGACACCGGCGGCCTTGGCACGCTCGGCGACCAGGGCGCCGACCTGCTTGGCCTGCGCGGACTTGTCGCCCTCGCCGCTCCGGACCGACGCGTCCAGCGTGGACGCGGAAGCCAGGGTGTGGCCCTTGAGGTCGTCGATCACCTGCGCCACGATGTGGCGGTTGGAGCGGGTGACGACCAGACGCGGACGCTCCGCCGTACCGGAGATGTTCTTGCGAATCCGGATGTGGCGGCGCTTGATCGCGGCGCGCTTGTAGGCGTCGCCCTTGAGGATCTTCTGTCCGTATGCCATGGCTTACTTACCCGCCTTTCCGACCTTGCGGCGGATGACTTCGCCCTCGTACTTGACGCCCTTGGCCTTGTACGGGTCAGGCTTGCGCAGCTTGCGGATGTTGGCCGCAACCTCGCCGACCTTCTGCTTGTCGATGCCCTCGACCTGGAAGCGGGTCGGGGACTCCACCTTGAAGGTGATGCCCTCGGGCGCCTCGATGACGATCGGGTGGCTGTAGCCGAGCGCGAACTCGAGGTTCGAGCCCTTGGCCGTAACGCGGTAACCGACACCGCTGATCTCGAGCTTCTTCACGTAACCCTGGGTCACGCCGGTGATCATGTTCGCCACCAGCGTGCGGGACAGGCCGTGCAGGGCCTTGTTCTGACGCTCGTCGTTGGGGCGGGTCACCGCGAGGGTGCCGTCCTCATCCTTGACGATGTCGATCGGCGCGACGACGGTGTGGGTCAGCGAGCCCTTGGGGCCCTTGACCGCGACCGTACGGCCGTCGATGGTGACGTCCACGCCGGCGGGAACCGTGATGGGGAGCTTGCCAATACGCGACATAGCTGTTTCCTCCGTTCCCTTCCGCTACCAGACGTAGGCGAGGACTTCCCCACCCACGCCCTTCTTGCCGGCCTGCTTGTCGGTGAGGAGACCGTGCGACGTGGAGATGATCGCCACGCCCAGGCCGCCGAGCACCTTCGGCAGGTTGGTGGACTTCGCGTAAACCCGGAGACCGGGCTTGGAGATCCGCTTGATGCCCGCGATGGAGCGCTCACGGTTGGGCCCGAACTTCAGGTCCAGGACGAGGTTCTTGCCAACCTCGGCGTCCTCGACCTTCCAGCCCGTGATGAAGCCCTCCTGCTGGAGGATCTCTGCGATGTGAGACTTGATCTTGGACGCCGGCATCGTCACAGAGTCGTGGTATGCCGAGTTCGCGTTCCGCAGACGCGTAAGCATGTCTGCGATCGGATCAGTCATGGTCATGAATTGGCCTTCGGCCTCTCTCGCCGGGGTTTCCTGGTGCGCCATCCCTCTCCCCGATCCGAGACGGGGCGGGTGCGGCGCGGTGGACCTACGGCGTAGTAAGTCGTACGGGCGCGACAGACGCCCAACCCCGCAAGCCTACGGCATGTGGGGAAGGGCCTCTGCCGACCCAGTTGCTTACCGAGAGTTCCAGCAATCCCTGATTAGGGGGATTACCAGGAGCTCTTGGTCACGCCCGGCAGCTCGCCACGGTGAGCCATCTCACGAAGGCACACGCGGCAGAGGCCGAACTTGCGGTACACGGAGTGCGGGCGGCCGCAGCGCTGGCAGCGGGTGTAGCCACGCACACCGAACTTGGGCTTACGAGCAGCCTTGGCAATGAGAGCCTTCTTCGCCATCTCGCTTACGCCTCCTTGAACGGGAAGCCGAGGTGACGGAGAAGGGCACGGCCTTCAGCGTCGTTGGTCGCCGTGGTGACCACGGTGATGTCCATACCCCGGACACGGTCGATCTTGTCCTGGTCGATCTCGTGGAACATGACCTGCTCCGTGAGACCGAAGGTGTAGTTGCCACGGCCGTCGAACTGCTTGGGGGACAGGCCGCGGAAGTCGCGGATGCGCGGAAGCGCCAGCGACAGGGTGCGGTCCAGGAACTCCCACATGCGGTCGCCACGGAGCGTGACGTGGGCACCGATCGGCTGACCCTCACGCAGCTTGAACTGCGCGATGGACTTGCGGGCCTTGGTGACGGCCGGCTTCTGACCGGTGATCGTGGTGAGGTCGCGGATGGCGCCCTCGATCAGCTTGGAGTCGCGGGCGGCGTCGCCCACACCCATGTTGACCACGATCTTGACGAGGCCGGGGATCTGCATGACGTTCTCGTACTGGAACTCGTCACGCAGCTTGCCCGCGATCTCCTCGCGGTACTTCGTCTTCAGACGCGGAGTGGTGGTGGTAGCCATCAGATGTCCTCACCCGTCCGCTTGGCAACGCGGATCTTGTTGCCTTCGTCGTCGAAGCGGTAGCCGACACGCGTGACGACCTTGTTGCCATCCTTCTCAACGACCAGCTGGACGTTGGAGACGTGGATAGGCGCCTCGGTCGTGACGATGCCGCCCGCCTGCGAACCGCTGGCGGTCGGGCCGGCCTTGGTGTGCTTCTTGACCCGGTTGACACCCTCGACCAGGACACGCTCGTCGCGCGGGAAAGCGGCAATGACCTTGCCCTGCTTGCCCTTGTCCTTACCGGTGATGACCTGGACCAGGTCGCCCTTCTTGATC is from Streptomyces seoulensis and encodes:
- the rpsH gene encoding 30S ribosomal protein S8, with amino-acid sequence MTMTDPIADMLTRLRNANSAYHDSVTMPASKIKSHIAEILQQEGFITGWKVEDAEVGKNLVLDLKFGPNRERSIAGIKRISKPGLRVYAKSTNLPKVLGGLGVAIISTSHGLLTDKQAGKKGVGGEVLAYVW
- the rplX gene encoding 50S ribosomal protein L24 → MKIKKGDLVQVITGKDKGKQGKVIAAFPRDERVLVEGVNRVKKHTKAGPTASGSQAGGIVTTEAPIHVSNVQLVVEKDGNKVVTRVGYRFDDEGNKIRVAKRTGEDI
- a CDS encoding type Z 30S ribosomal protein S14, whose amino-acid sequence is MAKKALIAKAARKPKFGVRGYTRCQRCGRPHSVYRKFGLCRVCLREMAHRGELPGVTKSSW
- the rplE gene encoding 50S ribosomal protein L5 → MATTTTPRLKTKYREEIAGKLRDEFQYENVMQIPGLVKIVVNMGVGDAARDSKLIEGAIRDLTTITGQKPAVTKARKSIAQFKLREGQPIGAHVTLRGDRMWEFLDRTLSLALPRIRDFRGLSPKQFDGRGNYTFGLTEQVMFHEIDQDKIDRVRGMDITVVTTATNDAEGRALLRHLGFPFKEA
- the rplO gene encoding 50S ribosomal protein L15; translation: MAEQNPLKIHNLRPAPGAKTAKTRVGRGEASKGKTAGRGTKGTKARYQVPERFEGGQMPLHMRLPKLKGFKNPFKTEFQVVNLDKLAALYPEGGEVTVEGLVAKGAVRKNSLVKVLGQGEISVALQVTVDAVSDSAKEKITAAGGTVTELV
- the rpmD gene encoding 50S ribosomal protein L30, with translation MAQLKITQVKSYIGSKQNHRDTLRSLGLKGINTQVVKEDRPEFRGMVHTVRHLVTVEEV
- the rplF gene encoding 50S ribosomal protein L6, coding for MSRIGKLPITVPAGVDVTIDGRTVAVKGPKGSLTHTVVAPIDIVKDEDGTLAVTRPNDERQNKALHGLSRTLVANMITGVTQGYVKKLEISGVGYRVTAKGSNLEFALGYSHPIVIEAPEGITFKVESPTRFQVEGIDKQKVGEVAANIRKLRKPDPYKAKGVKYEGEVIRRKVGKAGK
- the rpsE gene encoding 30S ribosomal protein S5, translated to MAGPQRRGGGAGGGERRDRKGRDGGAAAAEKTAYVERVVAINRVAKVVKGGRRFSFTALVVVGDGDGTVGVGYGKAKEVPAAIAKGVEEAKKHFFKVPRIQGTIPHPIQGEKAAGVVLLKPASPGTGVIAGGPVRAVLECAGIHDILSKSLGSDNAINIVHATVAALKGLQRPEEVAARRGLPLEDVAPAALLRARAGAGA
- the rplR gene encoding 50S ribosomal protein L18, whose protein sequence is MAYGQKILKGDAYKRAAIKRRHIRIRKNISGTAERPRLVVTRSNRHIVAQVIDDLKGHTLASASTLDASVRSGEGDKSAQAKQVGALVAERAKAAGVEAVVFDRGGNQYAGRIAALADAAREAGLKF